AGGAACAGACGGCGGTTTACATCAGGTTGTCTACGCTGGAGCGGTCTATCTATGTACGGTTGGACCAAAAGCCCAAGGACATCGCAAAGGAACTCGGAGTCAGCCTTTCCCGTGTATACGAGGCGGTCCGAAGGGTAAAGGCCAAGACAGAAGGCCAGTAGGGATAATGGCGATGCAAGAAGGGAGGGGGGAGCGTGCAAAAGGAAACGATTGACCTATTCCAGTGGTATGTGGCCTGTGTCCGCCAGACAGGACAGGAACGGCTGCTCTGCGCCACGATATGTACGCAGGCACCTCCCGAACTGAAACCCTATCTCAAGGTGGATTCGCTGCACCGGGAAGCGGTGGTCAACGCCGGTAAGTCGCCTCGCGTTGTATCAGAGCCGGTGTTGCCAGGGTACATACTCGTAGGTCTACGAAAACAGGCCGGTCTACTGGAGTACCTGGAGGCGTTTCTATCCGGGGTTCCACTTTACCACACTGGATATAAACTTCGCCCGATCTCAGCCGCAGAAGCAAGGTTCTTTCAGTCTCTGACTCAGGATCTGAGTGTCCAGGTAAACGTGAAGACGACGGACATTTACGCCTGGACGGTCGGACAGTCCATTGAGGTCGATGTGCCCGAATACGGCCGCTGTCGAGGCGTGGTCAAGCGTATCCAACAGGATGGCCAGCTTACGGTGTGGCTCCACGGCTCTCTGGTCACCACGCTGGGGAATGCCGCTGTTCGATTAGTGGTGCAGGCAAAAGCGCCTGTGGCTCGGCGGGTTCCGAGAGGAAAGGGCGAGGTTGACTGCGCGGCGGAAGCTTGGGCAGACCTCATGCAGCCGGAGTTTTTCAATCCCGACACGATTCCATATGCATCCAAGGCGAAGTAACTGACAGAAAGGGGAGAGCCATGCTCACAGGACGACTGCGGAAAACTGTGCCTTCCAGGCCACCGATGCCGGCCGATCTGGCGGTGGTCAACCAAGAAGAGAGAAAGGCGAATGTGGCCGGGTTCACGTTGGTGAAGAAGCGGGAGAAGGGGGCGGCGCAGTTTACCCAGGTGATATCCCGGAATGTGCTGTACCTCACCAGCAACGACTACCTAACCACGTCCGAATCGTCCTTCCTGTTTCATTTGAGCGCCGTGGTGGAGATGTGTTCTAACGCCCTGACGAAACATGTTCAACAGGGGGAAGAACGGAAGTCCACCGGAAAATACTTCACCATTGCCGAACTGGGGCGGGCGTTCGGGTTCTCGCGGGAGCATGTCAGTCGTGTTATCGGGCGGCTCATTGAAAAGGGCATCGTCTATGAACTGGTCAACTTCCGGGGGGTCAAGCGTCATGGCCGGGTGGTGGAGGAGCGGCCACTGTTCGTCAACCCGGAAATCATGTTTGCAGGCAGCCAGAACCGGATCAACGCAACCTTATGCCGGATCGTCATCAATGACGATTTTTTGGAGAAGAAGGGAATGAAACTTCCCTACAAACTTTGGATTCGACCCGGTGAAGAGTACGGGCGGCTCTATCCCCGGAAGCGGTACATAGAACTGAAGCAAGGCTGCGCCGCTGAATAATCCTGACGTTTTTTGACTAAGACCGCACAGGGGAAGCTCTGTCCATAGGGTGTGATAAAAAAATCACACATGTGTGACGAAAACGTCACACCCCCAAAAGTGCTCCCAGCCCTTGCCGGGCAAGGGTTTGCAGCCATTCGGCAGCGGTTCTCTCTTCTTACTCTTTAAATATACAACGGCAGTCGGTTTGGGGAGCAGGAGCGGTGAATTCGAGGAAGTGCGGTCAGGATAGACGGGATTTTTTCCAGTGAAAAAGGAAATCGGGTTGCTTGGGAGACCCTGGCGCCGGGTTCGGGACATTCGGGTGGCATCGGCCAGGGTAAAGCGGTGGGTACATCGGTGGCGTGTAAGTTTCTGGACGACAAACGAGTAAAGGGATTTTGACAGAAACATCACACGTCGCCGATGGGTGGCCAAGAACCCCAGATAATCAGGCATTCTTCGGGGTTAAAGACTGATAAAAACATCACACCTCTCGACAGACAAGCCGGAAAGCCTGATTTTATAGGGTTTTCAAGGGTCGGACGTGTGACCGAAACATCACACCCTCTGAACAAAGCAAAGGCAGCCGGATTTCCTTTTTCACTGGAAAAACCAAAACGATTATAGCAAATCATCATCGACAGAAGGGAGGGGGAGAATGCTGGCCGTGCAGATTGACCTCTTTCAGCCTCAAGCAACAGAACCGGCAATGGGTGATGCAAGAACGGCGGAACTGAGGGGGACCGTCCGGCGGATTATCTTTCAAAAAGGCGACTTCTATATCCTCGCTATTTCACCGGAACAACGGAAGGAGACGGTGACGGCAACCGGGGAGTTCTTCAATCTGGCCCCGAATGACTCCCTCATCCTGTGGGGCGAATGGGTGGACCATAATCGCTTTGGAAAACAGCTAAAGGTGACCCGTTGGGAGCGACCGCAGCCGACCAACGAGGCCCAGCTCCGCGAGTACTTGTCCAGCGCCTTTATTAAGGGCGTCGGCAACATCAAGGCCGCCCAAATCGTCAACGTTTACGGCACAAATGCGCTGGATATCATCCTGGAGCAGGGACCGAAAGCGTTGGAAGCGATCAAGGGGATTGGACCCCGGCAGGCCGAGCAGATTTACAAAGCCATCCGGGACCGGCACGAATTGCATCGGGTGGTCATGAACCTGCTTCCATTGGGATTCACGCCGAAGCTGGCACAGCGGGTGTACAAGAAGTTTGGCAGCCGGACCATCGATATTGTGAAGACGGACCCCTA
Above is a genomic segment from Heliomicrobium undosum containing:
- a CDS encoding cyclic nucleotide-binding domain-containing protein translates to MLTGRLRKTVPSRPPMPADLAVVNQEERKANVAGFTLVKKREKGAAQFTQVISRNVLYLTSNDYLTTSESSFLFHLSAVVEMCSNALTKHVQQGEERKSTGKYFTIAELGRAFGFSREHVSRVIGRLIEKGIVYELVNFRGVKRHGRVVEERPLFVNPEIMFAGSQNRINATLCRIVINDDFLEKKGMKLPYKLWIRPGEEYGRLYPRKRYIELKQGCAAE